The following proteins are encoded in a genomic region of Jaculus jaculus isolate mJacJac1 chromosome 21, mJacJac1.mat.Y.cur, whole genome shotgun sequence:
- the Lyl1 gene encoding protein lyl-1 isoform X1 translates to MCPPQAQAEVGPTMTEKAEMGVCACSPAPTPPPKPPSPGPFPTEVVHGGTSTPRLPPGVPVISLGHTRPPGAVMPTTELSALRPPLLHLSALGTAPPTLALHYHPHPFLNSVYIGPAGPFSIFPSSRLKRRPSHGGPDLAEGHQPQKVARRVFTNSRERWRQQNVNGAFAELRKLLPTHPPDRKLSKNEVLRLAMKYIGFLVRLLRDQTAALTAGPALSGPRKRPARRGQEEAGGARRGASRRGEAAAGHPEGIPRGVTRSIKIEPAALSPEVR, encoded by the exons ATGTGCCCGCCCCAGGCCCAGGCAGAGGTGGGCCCCACCATGACGGAAAAAGCTGAGATGGGGGTGTGCGCCTGCAGCCCAGCACCCACCCCGCCCCCTAAGCCTCCTTCACCTGGGCCCTTTCCCACAGAGGTGGTGCACGGTGGAACATCCACCCCCAGGCTGCCCCCGGGTGTGCCAGTGATCAGTCTGGGTCACACCAGACCCCCAGGGGCAGTCATGCCCACCACGGAGCTGAGTGCCCTCCGGCCTCCCCTGCTGCACCTCTCTGCCCTGGGCACAGCCCCACCTACCCTGGCCCTGCATTACCACCCTCACCCCTTCCTCAACAG CGTCTACATTGGGCCAGCAGGACCCTTCAGCATCTTCCCTAGCAGCCGGCTGAAGCGGAGACCAAGCCATGGTGGGCCGGATTTGGCcgagg GGCACCAGCCACAGAAGGTGGCCAGACGCGTGTTCACCAACAGCCGCGAGCGCTGGCGGCAGCAGAACGTTAACGGTGCCTTCGCGGAGCTCAGGAAACTGCTGCCGACTCACCCGCCCGACCGGAAGCTGAGCAAGAACGAGGTGCTCCGCCTGGCCATGAAATACATCGGTTTCCTGGTGCGGCTGCTGCGAGATCAGACGGCCGCGTTGACCGCGGGCCCCGCCCTATCTGGACCCCGAAAACGGCCTGCGCGCCGAGGCCAGGAGGAAGCCGGTGGCGCGCGCCGCGGAGCGAGCCGAAGGGGAGAGGCTGCTGCAGGGCACCCCGAAGGCATCCCCAGAGGGGTGACCAGGTCCATCAAGATAGAGCCAGCGGCCCTGAGTCCCGAGGTGCGGTGA
- the Lyl1 gene encoding protein lyl-1 isoform X2, with amino-acid sequence MPTTELSALRPPLLHLSALGTAPPTLALHYHPHPFLNSVYIGPAGPFSIFPSSRLKRRPSHGGPDLAEGHQPQKVARRVFTNSRERWRQQNVNGAFAELRKLLPTHPPDRKLSKNEVLRLAMKYIGFLVRLLRDQTAALTAGPALSGPRKRPARRGQEEAGGARRGASRRGEAAAGHPEGIPRGVTRSIKIEPAALSPEVR; translated from the exons ATGCCCACCACGGAGCTGAGTGCCCTCCGGCCTCCCCTGCTGCACCTCTCTGCCCTGGGCACAGCCCCACCTACCCTGGCCCTGCATTACCACCCTCACCCCTTCCTCAACAG CGTCTACATTGGGCCAGCAGGACCCTTCAGCATCTTCCCTAGCAGCCGGCTGAAGCGGAGACCAAGCCATGGTGGGCCGGATTTGGCcgagg GGCACCAGCCACAGAAGGTGGCCAGACGCGTGTTCACCAACAGCCGCGAGCGCTGGCGGCAGCAGAACGTTAACGGTGCCTTCGCGGAGCTCAGGAAACTGCTGCCGACTCACCCGCCCGACCGGAAGCTGAGCAAGAACGAGGTGCTCCGCCTGGCCATGAAATACATCGGTTTCCTGGTGCGGCTGCTGCGAGATCAGACGGCCGCGTTGACCGCGGGCCCCGCCCTATCTGGACCCCGAAAACGGCCTGCGCGCCGAGGCCAGGAGGAAGCCGGTGGCGCGCGCCGCGGAGCGAGCCGAAGGGGAGAGGCTGCTGCAGGGCACCCCGAAGGCATCCCCAGAGGGGTGACCAGGTCCATCAAGATAGAGCCAGCGGCCCTGAGTCCCGAGGTGCGGTGA